A region of Lycium barbarum isolate Lr01 chromosome 3, ASM1917538v2, whole genome shotgun sequence DNA encodes the following proteins:
- the LOC132631482 gene encoding secreted RxLR effector protein 161-like gives MKDLGAAKKILVMEIHTDQKIGKLYLSQRKYFEKVLDRFKCLIVNLFLLRLLLILNCLLTLVLSPKRTLRGCLLSRMQCWYVMVCTRPDLAFAVSMVSRYMHNPRKDHWNAVKWILRCVKGSIDIGLVFDRAKASSYDVVRFLDSNYGGDLDRRRSISGYIFSLCSGAISWKAQLRSIAALSTTEA, from the coding sequence ATGAAAGACCTTGGTGCAGCTAAGAAGATTCTAGTTATGGAGATTCATACGGATCAAAAAATTGGGAAGCTTTACCTGTCTCAGAGGAAGTATTTTGAGAAAGTCCTCGATAGGTTTAAATGTTTGATTGTAAACCTGTTTCTACTCCGTTTGTTGCTCATTTTAAACTGTCTGCTGACTCTTGTCCTAAGTCCGAAGAGGACATTGAGAGGATGTCTATTATCCCGTATGCAGTGCTGGTATGTTATGGTTTGCACTAGACCTGATTTAGCTTTTGCGGTAAGCATGGTGAGCCGATACATGCATAATCCTAGAAAAGATCATTGGAATGCCGTGAAGTGGATTCTTCGTTGTGTGAAAGGGTCTATTGATATTGGTTTGGTATTTGATAGAGCCAAGGCATCGTCTTATGATGTTGTTAGGTTCCTTGATTCTAATTATGGTGGTGATCTCGATCGTAGGAGATCTATTTCTGGTTACATTTTTTCACTGTGCTCTGGTGCTATCTCTTGGAAAGCACAATTACGGTCTATTGCAGCCCTTTCTACTACTGAAGCTTAG